Below is a genomic region from candidate division KSB1 bacterium.
CGAGCCAGGCAATCCCCGCCGATGTACAGCTCGCCAGGCACGCCGATCGGCACGGGATTGAAGAATTCATCCAGAATATAAATGTGCCGCAGCGCCGTGGGCTTGCCGATGGGCACGCCCAGGCTGAGGCCGTTCTGGTTGAAATTCGCTGGCACTTCAAAAGTCGTTGAAGTAATCGTCGCCTCGGTCGGGCCGTAGGCATTCAACAGTTTGGCTGAATTCAAAGCTGTCTTTTCCCAGAGTTGCAAGTTTTCAGCAGACATCAAGTCGCCCCCCACGATAAATAGTCTCAGTTGTCCATTAGTATTGGTAAATTTTGATCCGTCCCATTCCCGCAGCAATTGGTTCCAATAGGCGGTCGGCGGATTCACCACCGTCAGCCCGTATTCGGCGAGGTTCTTTTGGAATTCGGCAGGGCTCCAGATATTGGATCCCCGCAGCACCAGTTTCGCCCCAGCGATCAACGGCGGCAGGATTTGCTCCAGCGAGGCATCGAAGTTCATCGAGGCGAATTCCAGCACGTGATCGCTGGGCTGGAGCGCATAATAATCTCGCATATTCAGGCAATGGTCGGCAAGAGCGCCATGCGAGATCATCACGCCTTTGGGCTTGCCTGTGGAACCCGAGGTGTAAATGACGTACGCCAGGTTTTCCATCGCCGCCCGCTGCTTGGGATTTTTCTTGCTCTTTTTGGCGATCGCCGCTCCATCCCGTTGCAGGCAGATTTTCTGGCTATTGTTTTCGGGCAGCGCTGATAACAGATTCTCTTCGGTAAGGATCATCGAGACACCCGAGTCCTCGATCATCAGCGCCAGCCGCTCTTTCGGATAGGCGGGATCCAATGGCAGATAGGCTGCCCCCGCTTTGAAAATCGCTAACAGCGAAACGATCATGTCCATGGGCTGCTCCAGGCAGATGCCCACCAATGTCTCAGGCGCCGCCCCACGGTCCATCAGATAATGCGCCAATCGATTGGCTCGGTCGTTCAGTTCCTGATAGGTCAGCTTGTCTTGTTCATAAATGAGCGCAATCTCTTCAGGCGTCTCTTTGACCTGGGCTTCGAACAGTTCGGAGATGGTTTTCGATTGCGGCTGGTGAAATTCTTGCGGTGCCCGACTCCAGCGCTGGAGAACTTTCGCCCGTTCGTCATCGGTCAATAGTGGCAGATCGGAAATGCGTTGCTCGACATCTCTCACCAGGCCATCGAACAAAATTTGAAATTGCGCCGCCATGCGTTCGATCGTCTCGGGTTCAAATAGATCGGTGTTGTAAACGATCTGGCCTCCCAGCTTTTCTTCGTTTTCCTCGATCACGAATGTCAAATCGAACTTGGCCGTGCCGCTGTCGATCTGCCTCGGTTCAATGGTGATATCGGGCAGCCGCAGCGTCTGCGCCGTAGTATCGAGATGGACGAACATGGCCTGGAAGAACGGCGAGATGGCCATATCCCGCTCGGGCTGCAATTTCTCCACCAGCGTCTCGAACGGGATGTCCTGATGCTCATAAGCCCCCACAGCAGCCGCTTTGATCTTTTTCAACAGCTCCCGCACCGTGAGATTGCCCGAAACCTGGGTGCGCATGACCAACGTATTGACGAAAAATCCGATCAGGCTCTCGGTCTCCTTGCGATTGCGGCCCGCAATGGGCGTGCCCACGCAGATATCCTCCTGACTGGTGATGCGATACAAATAGGCATAAAACGCCGCCATGTAGATCATAAACCGAGTGACATCCTCCTTTTTCGCCAGCGCCTCGATGGCCTGCCGAAGCTGGCCCGAAAAATTGAAGAAATAGGTGGCGCCGTGGGTAGTCTGGTAGCTCGGTCGGGGATGATCCAGCGGCAGATTCAGCACGGGCGGCGCCCCAGCCAATTGCTGCCGCCAATAGGCCAGTTGCTCCTCCAGCACCTTGCCCTGCATCCATTGACGCTGCCACACGGCGAAATCGGCGTACTGCACCGTCAGTTCTGGCAACGGCGAGGGAAGGCCCGCCACGAGCACCTTGTACAGGATGGCCACCTCCTGGATGAAGATGCTGAGCGACCAGCCATCGGACACGATGTGATGCATCACCAGCAGCATCAGATATTCCTGCTCGGCCAGGTGCATCAGCGTCACCCGAAACAGCGGGCCTGTGGATAGATCGAACGGCAATTGCGCCTTCTCTTTGGCCAGCTTCATGGCCGCCGCTTCCCGCTCCGAGGCAGGCAGATGCCGCAGATCGATCTGCTCCAACTGGATCGGCATTTCCGACTGAATGACCTGGATTGGCTGATCGTTCTCGGTGGCAAAGGTCGTTCGCAGCACTTCATGCCGCTGGACGATGATGTTCAGCGCCTTCTCCAGCGCAGCGATGTTGGGCTTGCCCTTCAAAATCACCGCAGCGGGATTGTTGTACAGCGGCGTTCCAGGGTCCAATTGATCCAGAAACCACAATCGCTGCTGGCCGAAAGACAACGGGAATTTATTGGTCGCCCGCCCTTGCGGCAGGATTTTCGTCCCAAGCACATCCACCCCTTTTTCCTTCAGCATCAACTCCAGCAGCGCCCGCTTTTCAGGAGATAAATTTTTCAACTGCTCTTGTATATCGGTCATCCGTGTCCCTCTTGGTTGCCAGTGATCAGTGGTCAGTGATCAGTGGTCAGTGATCAGTCTTCAGTCGCCAGTCATCAGTCGAATGTTTTAAGTTATTCTTATTCCAAGCCTATGTCCAATAAATCTATCATCCCATCATTCCAATTTTCCATTATTCCACTATTCCAACATTCCATCATCTCATAGCCTCATCACTCCATCACTCCATCACATCATCACTCCGCTACCCCATCATCCCCAATTACCCAGTTACCCAATCAACCAATCACCCACCCCGCTTCTTCTCCAATAACGCCCGTGCCTCTTCATCGGACATCTGCTCCACCATCGCTAATATTTGGGCCAAATCGGCTTCGGTCTGCTGCTTGGCGGCCTTTTCGTTTTCGATGCTTTCGGACAGTGTGGCAATGGTCGGCGACTCGAACAATTCTCGCAACGGCAATTCCACAGTGAACCGTTCTCTCATGCGGGAGACCAGTTGCGTTGCCAAAAGCGAATGCCCGCCCAATTCAAAAAAGTTATCATAAATCCCGATCGGCTCAATGCCCAGCAGTTCCTGCCAGATAGCGACGATCTCTTGCTCCAGCTCGTTTCTGGGCGCCACGTAGGGATTGGGCAGATTCGGCCTGGGATGAAACGACGAAGGCCCAGATGGCTCAACTGGTGCTGTATCTTTTTTCGCCTCCCGACGGACCCATTTTTCCATCCGAGCCTGCAAGCTGGCAGTGGAGAGGATCACCTGAGAGAGGCCATTCATGGATAAAATCTGCTCGAACGCCTGGACCCCTTCAGCAGGTTGTAATGCCAGATGCATCATTTCCGAGCCAATCGCTCCTGCTTGGTGGACGTCTTCATCAAATCGCCAGCCCTCCCAGTTCACACTCATCCAGCCAGTTCCATTCACCTGATTTTGTCTGGCGACAAAGGCATCCATAAAGCTGTTGGCTGCCGCATAGGCTGCCATGCCCAGACCGCCCAGAATTGAAGCCAGTGACGATTGCAACAGGCAAAAATCAAGCGGTTTACCCTTGAGCACTTTTGCCAGCACATCGGTGCCAATAACCTTTGCCTGGAACTGCTGAAAACAGAACGCCGCATCCAATTCCTGAATCGGCCGCAATGAGTTTACTCCAACCAATCCCGCCGCATGAATGACGCCATGGATGGTCCCAAAGCGATCCGCCACCTGCTGGACAGCCATTTGCATCTCTTGTTCGTTCGCCGCCTGGGCCTTGAGCACCATCACTTCGGCGCCCGCTGCTTCCAATTCCTGCAGTCGCTTGATCCGCTGCACCATCCCCGAGTTCGCCTGCGGATTGCTGATTATCGATTCCCATTCTGACTTCACTGGGAAATCGAACATATCGAGCAGCGCCAGTCTGGCGTGATATTTTTTCGCCAGATGCTCCGCAAAGGTCAGACCGATTCGTCCCAAACCACCTGTGATCAGATAAACCCCTTTTTCTCGCAATCGAGGGGCTAATGGTGTTTTATCGACCAAGTGATATTCTTCAAAATGCTGAATCCAGCGATGACGACCCCGATAGGCCACCGTGCTTTCACTGGTATCGGACAGGATTTCAGCAACCAATTTGTCTTCCCAGCCACTGGCGATCCCCGCCCGATCGAAATCGATATGGCGACAGATCAGATTGGGATACTCCTGGGGAATGACTTTGCAAGCGCCTAACAGCGTCGCCTTTTCAGGCACAAGCGTTTCGGTTCCTATTACGTCCAGCACATCGGTGGTCACGGCGGCAATTCGGATCGGTGCGGCAATGTTCTGTCTGGCCAAAGCCTGGGCTAAATGGATTATACTGTAAAACCCATAGTTTTGCAGAATTTCAAAGTCAGCACTTCGATCCGCATCGAAGGTCCACAAATGAACAATTATTTCTGGAATCCGCTCCTTTTCCTTGAGACCTTTCACCAACTGCTCATAGTCGGCAGGTTCAGCAGGATTGATGGCATAAACATGGCTATTGATGCAGCTAAAACCATTACCTGGAACCACCGAGGTCACC
It encodes:
- a CDS encoding amino acid adenylation domain-containing protein — encoded protein: MTDIQEQLKNLSPEKRALLELMLKEKGVDVLGTKILPQGRATNKFPLSFGQQRLWFLDQLDPGTPLYNNPAAVILKGKPNIAALEKALNIIVQRHEVLRTTFATENDQPIQVIQSEMPIQLEQIDLRHLPASEREAAAMKLAKEKAQLPFDLSTGPLFRVTLMHLAEQEYLMLLVMHHIVSDGWSLSIFIQEVAILYKVLVAGLPSPLPELTVQYADFAVWQRQWMQGKVLEEQLAYWRQQLAGAPPVLNLPLDHPRPSYQTTHGATYFFNFSGQLRQAIEALAKKEDVTRFMIYMAAFYAYLYRITSQEDICVGTPIAGRNRKETESLIGFFVNTLVMRTQVSGNLTVRELLKKIKAAAVGAYEHQDIPFETLVEKLQPERDMAISPFFQAMFVHLDTTAQTLRLPDITIEPRQIDSGTAKFDLTFVIEENEEKLGGQIVYNTDLFEPETIERMAAQFQILFDGLVRDVEQRISDLPLLTDDERAKVLQRWSRAPQEFHQPQSKTISELFEAQVKETPEEIALIYEQDKLTYQELNDRANRLAHYLMDRGAAPETLVGICLEQPMDMIVSLLAIFKAGAAYLPLDPAYPKERLALMIEDSGVSMILTEENLLSALPENNSQKICLQRDGAAIAKKSKKNPKQRAAMENLAYVIYTSGSTGKPKGVMISHGALADHCLNMRDYYALQPSDHVLEFASMNFDASLEQILPPLIAGAKLVLRGSNIWSPAEFQKNLAEYGLTVVNPPTAYWNQLLREWDGSKFTNTNGQLRLFIVGGDLMSAENLQLWEKTALNSAKLLNAYGPTEATITSTTFEVPANFNQNGLSLGVPIGKPTALRHIYILDEFFNPVPIGVPGELYIGGDCLARGYLNRADLTAEKFIPDALSQKKGARLYRTGDLARFLPDGNIEFLGRVDHQVKVRGYRIELGEIEAMLQQHPAIEEAVVVARTEQAGDKRLVAYVVPKAEFKDKAPSNSELRNYLKENLPDYMVPGIFMAIDELPRTPIGKIDRKALPVPDQDRPELEHDYVAPRNPVEQMIADLWAKTIGIEKVGIYDNFFDLGGHSLMATQIISRLRNTYNVEIPLRKLFEAPTVANLAMVIAEAQAAQVSEEELGEMLDELEGLSEEEVEKLLGD